In Sphaeramia orbicularis chromosome 14, fSphaOr1.1, whole genome shotgun sequence, the following are encoded in one genomic region:
- the h2ax gene encoding histone H2AX, with product MSGRGKTGGKARAKAKTRSSRAGLQFPVGRVHRLLRKGNYAERVGAGAPVYLAAVLEYLTAEILELAGNAARDNKKTRIIPRHLQLAVRNDEELNKLLGGVTIAQGGVLPNIQAVLLPKKTGQAAPSSGKAGKKASSQSQEY from the coding sequence ATGTCTGGAAGAGGCAAAACCGGAGGAAAGGCCCGCGCCAAGGCCAAGACCCGTAGCTCCCGTGCTGGACTGCAGTTCCCCGTCGGCCGTGTCCACCGTCTCCTCCGCAAAGGTAACTACGCTGAGAGGGTCGGCGCCGGGGCTCCCGTGTACCTGGCCGCGGTGCTGGAGTACCTGACCGCTGAGATCCTGGAGTTGGCCGGAAACGCCGCCAGAGACAATAAGAAGACCCGTATCATCCCTCGCCACCTCCAGCTGGCTGTCCGCAACGACGAGGAGCTGAACAAACTGCTCGGCGGCGTGACCATCGCTCAGGGCGGTGTCCTGCCCAACATCCAGGCCGTGCTGCTGCCCAAGAAGACCGGCCAGGCTGCACCGAGCTCCGGCAAGGCGGGAAAGAAGGCCTCCTCTCAGTCTCAGGAGTACTAG